In Bacteroidota bacterium, the sequence GCTATTTCCGTAAATCAGAAATTATAGAAATTGCAACAGGTGCAAATCAAGTGTGGACAGGCATAGATTCAGCAAGTATTGGTCTGGAAAATGTCGGGACAACGGTAGTGTCAAATATCGGTGGTTCAATTCGCGAAGAAGGGTTTTACATGTGGATGCCACTTGCTGTGAGTACACAATTCGATTATTCTTTCACTCCGAAAATTTATGGAAATCTTTCACTGGTAAAACGAATTCACTTTACGGAAAACCAGATTGCAAGAGGCGATCAAATGAATCTTGCCGTTCGTTATGAAAAAGAAAATTCGAAGCGAATCTTAATTACACTTTATTTGAATGGGATCAACCGTCGCTTGGATTAGGAATCAGATACAAATGGTTTGTGATCGGAAGTGACCGGTTACTTCAGTTCATCGGACTTTCTGATACTCAGGCATTCGATTTCTTCTTTGGTTTCAAATTTCAGTTTTGCAAGAGACCGTTTAGTCCGTGACCGGATTGTGCGGCATTCAATAACATCTGGATTTTTGACCAGGATTTATCTGATTATTGGATTTTCAGGAATTAACTGATTTAGGGATTTCTTGGTTGATAGCTGAAAAGTCATCAGACTGATTATTCAATTCATAAAAGTTATCTAAAGCATGAACGCTCTTATTTTAAATTTAATTGTATCTCTGAAATAAGGCAACCAGGAAATCCAAAAATCAGCTAAATCCAGGTCCTATTTTGTTTACTTTTGTCCCATGAAAACCATCGACCACCACAATTTCAAAAACGAAAAAGCTCTGATCCGTGTAGACTTCAATGTACCTCTCGATAAAGAATACAATATCACTGACAACACAAGGATCCGTGCTTCCATTCCAACGATTAAAAGATCTTATCTGATGGCGGCTCGGTTATATTGATGTCTTTTTCGGTTATGTAATGGCAAATGAAATTGCAAATGCAGATAAAGTACTTCTGAATTCAGAGAAACCTTTTACTGCAATTATGGGCGGAGCAAAAGTATCAGACAAAATTCTCATCATCGAACAATTGATGAATCGTGTTGACAATTTATTGATCGGTGGTGGAATGGCATTTACATTTGTGAAAGCAATGGGTGGAACGATTGGTTCATCGTTGGTTGAAGAAGATAAACTCGATCTTGCATTACATCATAGAAAAAGCGAAAGCAAAAAATGTAAATCTTATTCTTCCTGTTGATGCAATCATTGCAGATAAATTTGATGCAAATGCAAATTCAAGAGTGTAATATCAACGAAATTCCTGATGGCTGGATGGGTTTAGACATCGGTCCAAAATCAGAAAAACTTTTCAATGACGCCATTGCACAATCCAAAACAATTTTGTGGAACGGTCCGGCCGGAGTTTTTGAATTCGAAAAATTCTCTCATGGAACAAAATCTGTTGCAAAAGCAATTGCAGCAGCAACTGCGAATGGGGCATTCTCTTTAATCGGCGGCGGTGATTCTGCTGCTGCGATTTCGAAATTCAATTTGACAGGTGGGGTGTCTTATGTTTCTACGGGTGGCGGTGCTTTGCTTGAGTACATTGAAGGGAAAGAATTACCAGGGGTTGTGGCTATTGGCAAATAAAACGTAACGTACAACTTTAACACTAAAGTGTAAGCACAAGATAATTTGTAACCCTTCACTTCGAGCTGAGGATCTTCAATCCTCATTAACAGTAAATACGAATTACTTTTTCACAAATTTAATTAATTGTCTTTTCTTAGAAAACGCATCTATATAAATGCAATTGTAAATTCCTGACGGCAGTGTATACAAGTCTACTGTATTTTGATTCTTATTTATTTCTTTCGCTTCCTATGCTCCATTGATAAGTTGCAAAACCATTTCCGGCATCAATAAAATTGAATCAATTAAACAAAGTCGATGTCGGCTCCTAACTCTGGTCCAATTGTATTTGAATTTGTTATAGTTGCCGTATCAGAATAAGTGAAAAAGCCTTCTGAGTCTATAATCAAAGCAAAATAATTTCCTGAAGAACTTACATAGATCTCTTGCAAGTATCTCCGTTATTCCAATTATATGTATACCTGAAGGAGCTGAAATAAGGAATGCTATCGTTGTTACACGGTCATGAGTCAGGAATACTTAGAGTTCTATTGAAATTGGGTTTCGTAATTTTTTTTCCCAAACAAAACCCCAATTTTAAGATCGTAGTATCGTATGCTGTTCCCCAAAAGGACAAACGCCTTTTTCTCAAGTCTGAATCACCTGAGAGATATTTTCGTCATGCGTAAATCCCACATGATCGTTCCTGTAGAATCCATTTGAATTAAACTTCGTCCTAAATAAGATGGCGTTGATCCAAAACATAAAAAATCTGCAAGCAAGGTGCTACCCCCCATCCTTATATATGTCGCTGCTATATAAATTCCCAAAATTGACTGAATCAAGAAGAGTTGAATTATAATCACTTAGAAATTAAAATATTTCAAATTGTAGTCATTTTCATAAAAAACGTTCAGGACTTTGGATTAATTTTTCATTATACATCAACCGCACCAATCGCAGTTGTTGAAATTATGCTTCCATCCGAATTATTTATGAATGATCGTGCCTCTCTCTTTCTAACATACAACAGCAAGTGATTCGTATGATCTTTCGCAATCTGAATCACACCATTTTCCTGAGATCCAAGATCTACGGAATCTTTTTATTGAAAGTGTGTCTCCATTGGAATTAAGAATAAGTAAAATGGGTGGAAAGAATTAAATGAGCAAAAGCGAAACATACAGATTGCGAATAAAGTAAAGTATCATTTCACTCCGTTTCACCACTAGTATTTTTAATCCTGAATAATAATTTGAATCTAAGAGGTTTGTTCCAAATTAATGCTCCGTCATTTCCAAATTTGAATAATTCGCCCGGGATCAACTACGCCGCAACCCCCGAACAATTTTATCTGCAATTATTCCTGAATCCGACGTTTGAAAAACAGAGGTAAACTTTGTAATTCTTATTTTCATGATATCCATTATTTGGCTGGTGTCTATCAAAACAACATTGTATAGTGAGTCAATTTTAAGCACAAAAATTCTGTTCTTTGATTTCGGGAGTCTGCGATCGCATCAGGAAATTCGAATTCCGTTAATCCGCCAATCAAAAGCCGCCATCCTTGAAGCGCGTTGTTCCGGCAGGTACCTCTGCTCCAGTTTATATGTCCTGCATTTGTGCTTACAAAAAAATATTTTCTTCTCAATGTATTGGGTATTATGAGAATAGCACTCCGGCGAAAAATGCAACTATCGATAAAATTGTTTTCATGCAGAAATTATTATTTTATTCAAAGGAAGAATATTTTTCGACTACTAACTCATTTTACAATTTGCAGGATAACCAACCTCGCCGGGAAGGATTTCGCTACGAAGGATTTTTTACTCGTTTATTCACTGTGGATTTATAATCCTCGTCACGTAAAAATATTTCCTGCAGATCTCGCTGCACTCGAAGTTTGTTTCATATCAAATCATTTATTCTTCAAACTATAGAACCCACCTTCAGCAACGGATAATAAAAAATCGATTCCGCCTTTTTATCTGTGTCCAGCCATTTGAATCTTGCATCTGCTTTATTGAAAAAGTAAAGAAACAATCCAACAAGAAAAGCATATTTTAAAACTCCAAAAATCGCTCCGGCAATTTTGTTGAAGAGCCCAAGTGCGGTAATGCTAACTAAACCTTCGAAAAGTTTAGCAAGAAACCATGCACCAATGCTAACACCGATCCACACAATGCATAAGAACATATCGTAATGTTTCCGGTGAACCCCCAAATGTTTTGAATAAAAATTCCGCAACAGCTGCCGCCATTTTGAATCCAAGAAAATAACACAACACTAGTGCGCCTAACATTGCAACCTCAAAGATAAAACCTTTGATGAAGCCTCGGATTGCGCCGAAGGCTAGTAGTATCAGTATGGCGATGTCGATTGTTTGCATTGATTCGGACGAAATTTAGTTGAATAGTGTGAAGTTTCAGTTTGTGGTGAGTGTAGGGTACGTCAACTCACACACCCAAACTGAAATCAACTGTTTTATAATTCCCTCCGCTCCTTCTTCACCTTCTCATACGCCTCATTGATCTTCTTAAACTTCTCCTGTGCATCTTTCTGATATTCGGGACCAAGGTGATGAACTTTATCGGGGTGATACTTTACGGCCATTCTACGATATGCTTTCTTCACTTCATCGTTAGTAGCAGTTTTTTCAACTTCAAGAATTTTGTACGATGAATCAACTTCAACAATGAACATCGCTTTGATGCTGTTGAAATCTGCTTGCGATACTCCAATAAGGTGACTGATCTGACTGATCACATTCAATTCTTCCTGTCCAACCGCTCCATCACTCGAAGCAAGTCCGAATAATAAGTGGATCAATTCAAGTCGTGACGGTGGATCAACGTATTGTCTGATCTGCTGACTAACTTGTCCGATCTGAATATCCTGTTTAAGAATTTCGCGGAATAGCAGCATCCGCTCTTGCGTATGTGCTTCGCCGAATTGGCGATTAAAAAAATTCCGAACGAAATCCAGTTCAGACTTTAGGATTCGTTGATCTGCTTTCATTACAGCAGCACAAAGCACAAGCAATGCTGCGCTAAAATCATTCGCTAAAAAACCCGGTGGTGTATTCGGACTTCCGGTTTGAATTTTAAGACTACTTTCTTCTGTGATAGAACCTAAAGCAAATCCAAGGATTCCACCTATTGGTCCACCAACTGCCCAACCTAGGCCACCGAAGATCCATTTATTCCAGCTTGACATTTTAATTTAGTGTTTTGGACATTCACACGATTCCTCTTTGAGCATTTCGCGTATAACATTCAGAGTAACGACATCCAAGGTAGACATTGTTTTATTTCCGGTCTGACCCTCTTCTTTATCTTTCAATTCTTTATTAATGATCATCTCTGCCATCATAGCACCAATTTTTTTGCGCTCGTATTTTTTGAAGATGATATATGCTTTTAATTGGTCAGTAGACATTTTTCTGCACGTATCAATCATTGTCTTTCTATCGACTTTCATAAAGTCGACCGGATTTTTAGAATACATATCGACCATATCCCATGTATTATTAGTACGTTGATAGTCGTCAGATATTTTATACAACATTCTGTATCGGAAACCCTCTGTATTGGTGATGTATGCTTTATTATCAACTTCCACCATTCGATTGTATCTGGCGCGGCCTTCCGGTCCACACCACAAATATGTTCCATTGAATTTTCTATTCAATGCACGCAATTTTGTCATATCAAATCCATTCAACCGATCGAAGTATTTATTTCTGATCGACATGGTTGTAATTTTACCTCTTCCTTTCAGCGCAATTCTTTCCCAGCCCTTAACCGCTTTTTTCTCGCCCGGTACTGTACAATAAACGGTATTGACGATAACGTTATTTGCTACTAATTTATCAACTACAACAT encodes:
- a CDS encoding CvpA family protein; the protein is MFLCIVWIGVSIGAWFLAKLFEGLVSITALGLFNKIAGAIFGVLKYAFLVGLFLYFFNKADARFKWLDTDKKAESIFYYPLLKVGSIV
- a CDS encoding CvpA family protein → MQTIDIAILILLAFGAIRGFIKGFIFEVAMLGALVLCYFLGFKMAAAVAEFLFKTFGGSPETLRYVLMHCVDRC
- a CDS encoding VWA domain-containing protein, which produces MFFSVSANGQIKTGRPVDIVIAMDLSSSSNGLIDHLRNHIWDYWYTLSNCNPQPNYRIAVVTYARFSYGKQNGYTRIVKDLSTDFEKLTSLLYKIPSRIEKGDQYVGATLNTCLKKISWSKDPDAIKMIFLVGNGDVTTGTVDIDVVVDKLVANNVIVNTVYCTVPGEKKAVKGWERIALKGRGKITTMSIRNKYFDRLNGFDMTKLRALNRKFNGTYLWCGPEGRARYNRMVEVDNKAYITNTEGFRYRMLYKISDDYQRTNNTWDMVDMYSKNPVDFMKVDRKTMIDTCRKMSTDQLKAYIIFKKYERKKIGAMMAEMIINKELKDKEEGQTGNKTMSTLDVVTLNVIREMLKEESCECPKH
- a CDS encoding TerB family tellurite resistance protein, encoding MSSWNKWIFGGLGWAVGGPIGGILGFALGSITEESSLKIQTGSPNTPPGFLANDFSAALLVLCAAVMKADQRILKSELDFVRNFFNRQFGEAHTQERMLLFREILKQDIQIGQVSQQIRQYVDPPSRLELIHLLFGLASSDGAVGQEELNVISQISHLIGVSQADFNSIKAMFIVEVDSSYKILEVEKTATNDEVKKAYRRMAVKYHPDKVHHLGPEYQKDAQEKFKKINEAYEKVKKERREL